In Nitrososphaera sp., the following are encoded in one genomic region:
- a CDS encoding PAC2 family protein, whose product MKKQPSNSSTFEPSASESTQILPLPKAKQIALKRPTLIVGFQDSGMVGSLSTNHLVEQLGMHQIAFVESPYVMPAAFFIAGKFRHPFRIYSNKSGTLCVLMCEAPTTAMGTYSIVSAILGWCADEGVKEIMVVGSITPDSYTATLQDVRRALLLESREDGQAGSGGIFGNITHALRRGNADGIALPAAGLQNEPEGDSSVITPNTAVIVGLAGALISSGVNQNLLCRCLLVPTLANIPDPEGAAILLEALGKVIPSVQTDVSALRTQAEAIRKNIEEFVKMRQASLQEYERQHGASGRPGTETIYK is encoded by the coding sequence ATGAAAAAACAGCCATCAAACTCTTCAACTTTTGAACCTTCAGCCAGCGAATCAACCCAGATTCTCCCTCTTCCAAAGGCAAAGCAAATCGCGCTCAAGCGTCCGACCTTAATCGTGGGCTTTCAGGACAGCGGAATGGTAGGCTCGCTTTCGACGAACCACCTTGTCGAGCAGCTCGGAATGCACCAGATTGCCTTCGTCGAGTCTCCCTATGTCATGCCGGCAGCCTTTTTTATCGCAGGCAAGTTCAGGCACCCCTTCAGGATTTACTCCAACAAGTCCGGCACACTTTGCGTCCTGATGTGCGAGGCGCCTACGACTGCCATGGGAACGTACTCGATCGTCAGCGCAATACTAGGATGGTGTGCAGACGAAGGAGTCAAAGAGATAATGGTGGTGGGAAGCATCACGCCGGACAGCTACACGGCTACTCTCCAGGACGTCAGGCGCGCACTTCTCCTGGAAAGCAGGGAAGACGGTCAAGCCGGCTCTGGCGGCATATTCGGAAATATTACACATGCACTGAGAAGAGGAAATGCCGATGGCATTGCCTTGCCCGCAGCGGGGCTGCAAAATGAGCCCGAGGGCGATTCATCGGTCATAACCCCCAATACCGCCGTAATAGTGGGTCTCGCCGGGGCACTAATCTCTTCAGGCGTAAACCAGAACCTCCTATGCAGGTGCCTGCTGGTTCCAACGCTTGCAAACATCCCTGACCCAGAGGGCGCAGCGATTCTGCTTGAGGCGCTCGGCAAGGTCATCCCCTCAGTCCAGACGGACGTCTCGGCTCTGAGAACTCAGGCGGAGGCAATTCGTAAAAATATTGAGGAATTTGTAAAGATGCGCCAGGCAAGCTTGCAGGAGTACGAGCGGCAGCATGGAGCTAGCGGAAGGCCCGGAACCGAAACTATTTACAAGTAA
- a CDS encoding type II/IV secretion system ATPase subunit, giving the protein MKLFSGKKKGEDAQAPAPVSAPSPVGPDGEPSAGTPLASRGETASQSPTVSGDSKPKKKWSLGKNDKLSGDSASEQSQSQTHSAASHVASEPKESRKGFFGGKKEDRHVPQVEPVELAEKAKTAEVFAHEKRELTPEEKAAVEEYSRKKTKKLKKGGGFSLFKKAKLVDTEPAPTAITSIPGKLVDDPTYALLQEYKNITYPVKEPFQFVNIVHENGETTYNVIQPQLTTKEQNILKSIKKTYDMLVNSERVLVDTTDKIEFVNEIYKEILDIQGVKLSPLERQRILYYLLRDYVGFGEIDALMNDRMIEDISCNGPDTPLYVYHRVYESIKTNVVFEEMALNSLLLRLAQISGRHISILQPIRDAALPDGSRINMTMGREVTKKGATFTIRKFRSRPISPVELIRLNSVDTRIFSYLWLLVEFGSSILISGGTAAGKTTLLNGISMLIKQENKIVSIEDTPEINLAHTNWIQAITRIGFGEASSSSNVSGISGVSGKGRSAGDVSLFDLLVAALRQRPEYLIVGEVRGEEAYTLFQAISVGHSAMGTIHAASMSELLARVESPPMNVPRVLLSNTNLVIFVNAVRKGTEKVRRVREIVEILGLDPETKELVTNVVFRWDPFTDTFEYGGRSFLLEKIADKLGLEKRQLYEQLEKRASIFEYLISKSVSDYREVSDIIRNYYKDPAGILNAIQVKQV; this is encoded by the coding sequence ATGAAACTGTTTTCCGGTAAGAAAAAAGGCGAAGACGCCCAGGCGCCGGCGCCAGTTTCTGCACCATCGCCGGTGGGTCCTGACGGCGAACCTTCGGCAGGAACTCCTTTGGCAAGCAGGGGTGAAACCGCGAGCCAGTCGCCCACGGTGAGCGGAGATTCCAAGCCAAAGAAAAAGTGGTCCCTTGGAAAAAATGACAAGCTAAGCGGCGATTCTGCCTCAGAGCAGTCACAATCGCAAACACACTCTGCGGCTAGCCACGTGGCATCAGAGCCAAAGGAATCCCGGAAGGGTTTCTTTGGAGGCAAAAAAGAGGACCGCCACGTCCCGCAGGTAGAGCCGGTAGAGCTGGCCGAGAAGGCCAAGACCGCAGAAGTATTTGCGCATGAAAAACGCGAGCTCACACCAGAGGAAAAGGCTGCGGTTGAAGAGTATTCTCGCAAAAAGACAAAGAAGCTCAAGAAAGGCGGCGGCTTTTCGCTTTTTAAAAAGGCCAAGTTAGTCGATACCGAGCCCGCGCCCACGGCAATCACCTCGATTCCCGGCAAGCTCGTCGACGACCCCACGTATGCGCTACTTCAGGAATACAAGAACATAACATATCCTGTCAAGGAGCCGTTCCAGTTTGTAAACATCGTACATGAAAACGGCGAGACCACTTACAACGTTATTCAGCCGCAGCTCACTACCAAGGAGCAGAATATTCTCAAGAGCATCAAAAAGACCTACGATATGCTGGTCAACAGCGAGCGCGTGCTTGTCGATACTACAGACAAGATCGAGTTTGTAAACGAAATTTACAAGGAGATTCTGGACATACAGGGAGTCAAGCTCAGTCCGCTGGAAAGGCAGAGGATTCTCTATTACCTGCTTCGAGACTATGTCGGCTTTGGGGAAATAGATGCGCTGATGAACGACAGGATGATAGAGGACATCAGCTGCAATGGTCCTGACACCCCGCTCTATGTCTATCACCGCGTCTACGAGTCAATCAAGACGAACGTGGTCTTTGAGGAGATGGCGCTAAACAGCCTGCTCCTGAGGCTTGCCCAGATTTCAGGCAGGCACATTTCAATTCTTCAGCCAATCAGGGATGCGGCGCTTCCTGACGGGAGCAGAATCAACATGACCATGGGCCGCGAGGTCACCAAGAAGGGTGCGACATTTACAATCAGAAAGTTCAGGAGCAGACCAATTTCCCCGGTAGAGCTCATAAGGCTAAACAGTGTTGACACGAGGATCTTTTCGTACCTGTGGCTTCTTGTGGAATTCGGTAGCTCCATCTTAATCTCTGGCGGAACAGCAGCCGGCAAGACGACTCTGCTAAACGGAATATCGATGCTTATCAAGCAGGAGAACAAGATAGTCTCCATCGAGGACACCCCAGAGATCAACCTCGCTCATACTAACTGGATCCAGGCAATCACCAGAATCGGCTTTGGTGAGGCGTCATCCTCAAGCAACGTGTCCGGCATTTCAGGCGTCTCCGGGAAAGGCCGCTCCGCGGGAGACGTGAGCCTGTTCGACCTGCTTGTCGCGGCGCTGCGACAGAGGCCGGAGTACCTCATTGTGGGTGAGGTAAGAGGTGAGGAGGCCTATACTCTGTTCCAGGCCATATCTGTGGGACACTCTGCGATGGGGACCATCCACGCGGCCTCGATGTCGGAGCTTCTTGCCAGGGTGGAGTCGCCACCCATGAACGTTCCCCGCGTCCTTCTTTCAAACACCAACCTTGTCATTTTCGTAAACGCAGTCCGAAAGGGCACAGAAAAGGTCAGAAGGGTCAGGGAAATCGTCGAAATACTCGGCCTTGATCCGGAGACAAAAGAGCTTGTGACAAACGTTGTCTTTAGGTGGGATCCGTTCACGGACACGTTTGAATACGGGGGCAGAAGCTTTTTGCTTGAAAAAATAGCCGACAAGCTGGGCCTCGAAAAGAGGCAGCTCTACGAACAGCTAGAAAAGCGCGCGTCAATATTCGAGTACTTGATATCAAAGAGTGTAAGTGACTACCGAGAAGTTTCGGACATTATCAGAAACTATTACAAGGACCCGGCAGGGATATTAAATGCGATTCAAGTCAAGCAAGTATAA
- a CDS encoding universal stress protein: MSETDAFSTIIVPLDGSEQSMRAAKSAVMVAAKYGASVTAVYVVNIDQYLQSFGLYRLSYPDVVKKKIEEAEAEAKGWFAEIQNIADRAGVSFSHHVIDTPHSVVAAIIEYAENEKASLIVIGTRGRSGFKKLLLGSVASGVVTYATCPVLVVR; the protein is encoded by the coding sequence ATGAGCGAGACAGACGCTTTTTCAACAATAATAGTCCCTCTTGACGGATCAGAGCAATCGATGCGGGCTGCTAAATCGGCAGTCATGGTAGCTGCAAAGTACGGTGCATCCGTCACGGCCGTCTACGTTGTCAACATCGACCAATACCTCCAGTCATTCGGGCTTTACCGGCTGTCGTACCCAGACGTTGTCAAGAAGAAAATTGAAGAGGCTGAAGCCGAGGCAAAGGGATGGTTTGCAGAGATCCAGAACATCGCGGACAGAGCAGGCGTCAGCTTCAGTCACCACGTTATCGACACGCCGCACTCAGTCGTGGCCGCGATTATAGAATACGCCGAAAACGAAAAAGCCAGCCTGATAGTAATTGGAACCCGCGGCAGATCGGGATTTAAAAAATTGCTACTTGGCAGTGTCGCCAGCGGTGTGGTAACCTACGCCACCTGTCCCGTGCTGGTCGTCAGGTAG
- a CDS encoding CBS domain-containing protein: MVGSPLVTVGDIMTERLATINAVDTAQEAANKMVQEKVSSLAVLNDDGTAAGIVTERDFVRRICAAGKNSSDVKIVEILSAPVRTVGVATPIGEAANFMIQNRVRHLLVVEGSQTKKPVGIISATDIVASLKENSADMKQADKEVLNALESEGRFYF, translated from the coding sequence ATGGTGGGATCGCCTCTCGTAACCGTTGGAGACATAATGACGGAGCGCTTGGCCACAATCAACGCCGTCGACACGGCGCAAGAAGCTGCAAACAAGATGGTGCAGGAGAAAGTAAGTTCTCTTGCGGTACTTAATGACGACGGAACCGCCGCAGGGATAGTGACTGAGAGAGATTTTGTAAGGCGAATATGTGCAGCCGGGAAGAATAGCTCTGACGTAAAAATTGTCGAGATATTGTCTGCTCCGGTAAGAACCGTTGGCGTAGCCACCCCAATCGGCGAAGCCGCGAACTTTATGATTCAGAACAGGGTAAGGCATCTGCTGGTCGTAGAAGGCAGTCAAACGAAAAAGCCGGTTGGCATAATAAGTGCGACTGACATCGTTGCAAGCCTTAAAGAAAACAGCGCGGACATGAAGCAGGCCGACAAGGAAGTGCTAAATGCTCTTGAGAGCGAAGGCAGGTTCTATTTCTGA
- a CDS encoding type II secretion system F family protein, with product MRFKSSKYKRLTYRFFRWADANPSPSMLNTIYQADINQTPGMFLATIFGIAMIATPVVFVACMIVFTYFVHGFPQAGLITLAVTLATFAASTGGLYFIAVNKISSKRVKINYNLPFVMSYMATLSSAGMNPVQTIRHVALKEFGPVSKEFSKIVYRFDILGEDVITAIGFVAAHTPSDMLRAVLLGIANVIISGGSLRDYCEEESKELIALKKAKLKGFIDSLAMVSEGYLGGVIVSVIMGVIGIFVAGSLGFHILDFTTQNLFDMLVFVMVPLMNMVFLAMIEMKFSSGEY from the coding sequence ATGCGATTCAAGTCAAGCAAGTATAAGCGCCTGACGTACAGGTTCTTCCGCTGGGCGGACGCTAACCCGAGCCCCTCCATGCTCAACACAATCTACCAAGCCGACATCAACCAAACGCCGGGCATGTTCCTTGCAACGATTTTTGGCATTGCAATGATTGCCACGCCTGTTGTATTTGTCGCGTGCATGATTGTCTTCACGTACTTTGTGCATGGGTTTCCGCAGGCGGGCCTTATCACCCTGGCGGTAACGCTTGCGACCTTTGCTGCGTCTACCGGAGGACTATACTTTATTGCTGTGAACAAGATCTCGTCAAAGCGCGTAAAGATAAATTATAACCTGCCGTTTGTCATGTCGTACATGGCGACGCTTTCAAGCGCCGGCATGAACCCCGTGCAGACCATACGGCACGTCGCCCTCAAGGAGTTCGGGCCGGTCTCCAAGGAATTCTCAAAGATTGTCTACCGATTTGACATTCTTGGTGAGGACGTTATTACTGCCATTGGCTTTGTAGCGGCGCATACCCCTTCGGACATGCTGAGGGCGGTGCTGCTGGGCATCGCCAACGTCATAATTTCCGGCGGAAGCCTGCGCGACTATTGCGAAGAAGAGTCAAAGGAGCTTATTGCGCTCAAAAAGGCCAAGCTCAAGGGCTTTATCGACAGCCTCGCGATGGTGAGCGAAGGGTACCTCGGGGGAGTCATAGTGTCTGTCATCATGGGCGTAATTGGCATTTTCGTGGCAGGCTCGCTTGGCTTTCACATACTCGACTTTACGACGCAGAACCTTTTCGACATGCTCGTGTTTGTCATGGTACCGCTCATGAACATGGTATTTCTGGCCATGATTGAAATGAAATTCTCCTCGGGCGAATACTGA
- a CDS encoding universal stress protein, translating into MSQSTAAGALPNIKKIIVPLDGSEFSFAAARYAVYLAKRSGAEIVFMHSIVNPPYADYSSVGLMLPRYLEEARLKAEGWFAEVRQIAMREDVKMSTEIILDVVSVPSSIVEFAEKELADLIVIGTRGQSGIKRFLLGSVASGVVSHAHCSVLVVRK; encoded by the coding sequence TTGTCGCAGTCAACGGCCGCCGGTGCGCTTCCAAACATCAAAAAGATAATCGTGCCCCTTGACGGCTCAGAATTTTCGTTCGCAGCAGCCAGGTATGCAGTCTACCTGGCAAAAAGGTCTGGAGCGGAGATTGTCTTCATGCACTCCATTGTAAACCCGCCCTACGCCGACTATTCATCAGTGGGCCTGATGCTGCCAAGATATCTTGAGGAAGCCAGGCTCAAGGCCGAAGGCTGGTTTGCAGAGGTGAGGCAGATTGCAATGCGCGAAGATGTCAAGATGAGCACCGAGATTATACTTGATGTCGTATCAGTGCCTTCCTCGATAGTCGAATTTGCGGAAAAGGAATTGGCGGACCTTATAGTTATCGGGACAAGGGGCCAGAGCGGGATAAAGCGCTTCCTGCTTGGAAGCGTCGCAAGCGGAGTGGTGTCGCATGCGCACTGCTCGGTACTTGTGGTGAGAAAGTAG
- a CDS encoding CBS domain-containing protein → MTTVHKPTMQVGNYMSFPVITGEPNMTLANAAIVMGLNKIGNLVIMKGNTADGRVEGVLTEREILDVVARKKSIPDIAVKDVLVQKYEAIPEQTRIAQAAKIMIRKGRRLLVYGRKRSGLDKLSGIITASDLMYAFQQTDRNPPIETVMSKRLVRVSPENTILHAVKVMVKERIGSVVVGEFANPIAIFSERDMMFRVLAAGVSVEEKVMKYSSQPLIIANVGIGASDAAKVMLENNIKRLPLERDGRLEGIVTARDVVEAFQRRL, encoded by the coding sequence GTGACAACAGTCCACAAACCGACAATGCAGGTAGGAAACTACATGAGTTTTCCTGTAATTACCGGGGAACCAAACATGACGCTTGCAAACGCAGCTATAGTGATGGGCCTCAATAAGATAGGAAACCTCGTCATAATGAAAGGAAACACCGCTGATGGGCGTGTCGAAGGAGTCCTGACGGAAAGAGAGATTCTCGACGTGGTCGCCCGCAAAAAGTCGATCCCTGATATCGCTGTAAAAGACGTGCTGGTCCAAAAGTATGAGGCGATACCCGAACAAACAAGAATCGCCCAGGCAGCAAAAATCATGATAAGAAAAGGCAGGCGCCTACTTGTATACGGCAGAAAAAGGTCTGGGCTTGACAAACTGTCCGGCATTATCACGGCATCAGACCTGATGTATGCATTCCAGCAAACAGACAGAAATCCACCCATTGAGACTGTGATGTCCAAAAGGCTCGTCAGGGTAAGCCCGGAAAACACCATTCTTCACGCCGTCAAGGTCATGGTCAAAGAACGCATTGGAAGCGTAGTTGTCGGTGAATTTGCGAATCCCATTGCCATCTTTTCCGAGCGCGACATGATGTTCAGAGTTCTAGCAGCGGGCGTCAGCGTTGAGGAAAAGGTCATGAAGTATTCGTCACAGCCGCTAATCATTGCAAACGTTGGAATAGGGGCAAGCGATGCGGCAAAAGTGATGCTAGAGAACAACATAAAGAGACTCCCGCTTGAGAGAGACGGACGCCTCGAAGGCATAGTCACTGCCCGCGACGTTGTCGAGGCATTTCAGAGGAGGCTCTAG
- a CDS encoding PfkB family carbohydrate kinase — translation MSSRLLVCGVINWDTTLFVDRLPSAGEEMQVRRMISVPGGKGGNTAVTAARILGPSKVTLVAGLGDDDVAQRQIQVLEKEGVDTGCIIFQRKMASGQAYIVVDNQTGENMILTHMAANLLQPDFFFPSQHFQDAAAARIAEAVSGAEMIIVIDPPFEVASRLAGSKSKDQLLVLSPALLTNLGLGTLRSYLEKADYVVLNEQEAGLLMQSPAAPDSIADAGSRLSRLLGGKRVVITLGSRGCALFSGDKKALIPPLDLDYFGLKVVSTVGAGDTLVGTFASFKVEGLDDIESLFRACIAAGLKTTREETRGSPDKEMIEYYAGQPKMRMLLDSVKLT, via the coding sequence ATGTCTTCAAGGTTGCTCGTCTGCGGGGTTATAAACTGGGACACAACCCTGTTCGTTGACCGCCTCCCCTCTGCGGGAGAGGAAATGCAGGTCAGGCGCATGATTTCGGTTCCCGGTGGCAAGGGAGGCAACACCGCCGTTACGGCTGCTAGGATACTAGGACCGTCCAAGGTGACACTTGTAGCTGGGCTTGGCGACGATGATGTGGCGCAGCGCCAGATTCAGGTTCTGGAAAAAGAGGGAGTTGATACTGGCTGCATAATCTTTCAGAGGAAAATGGCATCCGGCCAGGCCTACATTGTAGTTGATAACCAGACAGGCGAGAACATGATTCTCACCCACATGGCTGCAAACCTGCTACAGCCGGATTTTTTCTTCCCGTCGCAGCATTTTCAGGACGCGGCAGCAGCCAGAATTGCCGAGGCCGTTTCCGGGGCAGAAATGATAATTGTAATTGACCCTCCGTTTGAAGTCGCAAGCCGGCTGGCCGGTTCCAAATCCAAAGATCAGTTGCTTGTCCTCTCGCCGGCGCTCCTGACAAACCTGGGACTAGGAACTCTCAGGTCGTACCTAGAAAAGGCGGACTATGTGGTATTAAACGAGCAGGAGGCAGGGCTGTTGATGCAATCGCCGGCAGCGCCGGATTCCATCGCTGACGCAGGCAGCCGCCTGTCAAGGCTCCTTGGAGGAAAACGGGTGGTTATTACACTTGGAAGCAGAGGCTGTGCGCTATTTTCCGGCGACAAAAAAGCGCTGATTCCGCCGCTCGACCTGGATTACTTTGGACTGAAGGTTGTCAGCACAGTAGGAGCAGGCGACACGCTGGTTGGAACCTTCGCTTCCTTTAAGGTTGAGGGGCTTGACGACATAGAGTCGTTATTTCGGGCCTGCATTGCCGCGGGCCTAAAGACCACAAGGGAGGAGACCAGGGGGAGCCCGGACAAGGAGATGATAGAATACTATGCCGGCCAGCCGAAGATGCGGATGCTGCTAGACTCAGTGAAGCTCACCTGA
- a CDS encoding multicopper oxidase domain-containing protein, whose translation MQITTDKVIAIAAISAVASSAITASLFLVASQSIPVKTGPGSASLSGIAASAGTVHRILLIAAEKTAQVAPDNGLYPGGLWYNEMVFNGTVPGPLIESNQGDTIQITLKNEGKLVHSLNFHAGFGPSQALSGVVNPGQNRTWSVTTKYPGAYLYHCDGDNLNGIWEHIADGMYGGIVVHSSKWRSSHEFYVAFSELYDTAGHPPLSGNQTASATNASGNSAGDFDIGKFVSRKPDLVLTNGLAFRYIPQIGETAKITLNSNAEVFHVKAGEPTRWFLFNAGPRNGIAFNFGAGLIREEVPTATEDNSSGIAASNGSQITSDGTRGYSSVSYLPPGAGAVFDTVFPEPGVYFGNDHDVGSILYGAGFEVIAS comes from the coding sequence TTGCAGATAACAACTGATAAGGTAATCGCAATTGCCGCTATTTCGGCCGTCGCGTCATCTGCCATAACGGCCTCGTTGTTTCTCGTTGCTTCGCAATCCATCCCGGTAAAGACCGGGCCCGGCAGTGCAAGCCTTTCTGGAATCGCCGCATCTGCTGGAACAGTGCATCGCATACTGCTAATTGCTGCTGAAAAAACTGCCCAAGTCGCGCCCGATAACGGCCTGTACCCCGGAGGTCTGTGGTACAATGAAATGGTGTTCAATGGAACGGTGCCGGGGCCTCTTATAGAATCTAACCAGGGGGATACCATCCAGATAACGTTGAAAAACGAAGGCAAGCTGGTGCACAGCCTGAACTTTCATGCTGGCTTTGGGCCAAGTCAGGCGCTGTCCGGAGTTGTAAATCCGGGACAAAATAGAACATGGAGCGTCACAACAAAATATCCCGGCGCATACCTTTACCACTGTGATGGCGACAACCTGAACGGCATCTGGGAGCACATCGCCGATGGAATGTACGGCGGAATAGTTGTTCACAGCAGCAAATGGCGATCCTCGCATGAATTCTACGTCGCATTCAGCGAGCTTTATGACACCGCTGGCCATCCGCCCCTATCTGGAAACCAAACCGCCTCTGCAACAAATGCATCAGGGAACAGCGCCGGCGACTTTGATATCGGCAAGTTCGTTTCCCGCAAGCCAGATCTTGTACTTACTAACGGACTGGCGTTTCGGTACATACCGCAAATCGGTGAAACTGCCAAAATTACGCTAAACAGCAATGCCGAGGTCTTTCACGTCAAAGCTGGAGAGCCAACACGCTGGTTTCTATTCAATGCAGGGCCTAGGAATGGGATCGCGTTTAATTTCGGCGCTGGACTCATACGCGAGGAAGTCCCTACCGCTACCGAAGACAATTCAAGCGGTATTGCAGCAAGCAACGGTTCGCAAATCACCAGCGACGGCACTCGCGGGTACAGCTCAGTTTCGTACCTGCCGCCCGGGGCTGGCGCCGTATTTGATACGGTTTTCCCTGAACCCGGAGTCTATTTTGGAAACGACCACGATGTCGGAAGCATTCTGTATGGTGCAGGGTTCGAAGTAATTGCTAGCTGA
- a CDS encoding nucleoside hydrolase, with protein MKSQQQGVKKKAILDMDPGIDDAMALLLALNSPDLDILAVTTVSGNVSVRRTTANALRIIEAVNSKVPVHPGASRPIRSGETIDAEFIHGRDGLGDTDLPEPKSAPSTVGAVDAVSALLKAHGPKEISIVATGPLTNVAMLIEKDPSLASRVDRIFVMGGTYDPLVRGNTTEYAEFNFYCDPEAAAIVFDFAAGKVSAPAVVASGLDVTSSADCAVTSTSLSTICSLSSRPAKVACKILQYPVKTYSYFNLHDVFTLFSLLHPEVLKIEECGGISISLDGAFRGRSVVKAGEGGNVAVCRQVNSQRFNQLVVDGLR; from the coding sequence TTGAAAAGCCAGCAGCAGGGCGTGAAAAAGAAGGCTATCCTTGACATGGACCCGGGCATCGACGATGCCATGGCTCTGCTTCTCGCGCTCAACTCGCCGGACCTTGACATACTTGCGGTCACGACCGTCAGCGGGAACGTAAGTGTTCGCAGGACGACTGCCAATGCCCTGAGAATAATCGAGGCTGTCAACAGCAAGGTCCCGGTACACCCCGGTGCCAGCAGGCCAATCAGAAGCGGCGAGACGATTGACGCCGAGTTCATACATGGAAGGGACGGCCTTGGCGACACAGACCTGCCGGAGCCAAAATCAGCCCCGAGCACCGTAGGTGCGGTTGACGCAGTGTCGGCACTGCTCAAGGCCCACGGGCCAAAGGAGATTTCAATTGTCGCGACGGGCCCGCTTACCAACGTCGCGATGCTCATTGAAAAAGATCCCTCCCTTGCATCCAGGGTTGACAGGATTTTCGTCATGGGAGGCACGTACGACCCTCTAGTGCGCGGCAATACCACGGAATACGCCGAGTTTAATTTTTACTGCGATCCAGAGGCTGCAGCAATCGTCTTTGATTTTGCGGCGGGCAAGGTCTCGGCTCCCGCGGTTGTCGCATCGGGCCTGGACGTTACGAGCTCGGCGGATTGTGCAGTCACAAGCACTTCCCTGTCGACAATATGCTCGCTTTCAAGCAGGCCGGCGAAAGTGGCCTGCAAGATATTGCAGTACCCTGTCAAGACTTATTCTTACTTCAACCTCCACGACGTGTTTACTCTGTTTTCGCTCCTGCACCCAGAGGTGCTCAAAATCGAAGAATGTGGCGGCATAAGCATCTCTTTAGACGGCGCATTTAGAGGAAGAAGCGTCGTCAAGGCGGGAGAAGGAGGCAACGTCGCCGTATGCCGCCAGGTCAATTCCCAGCGGTTCAACCAGCTGGTCGTAGATGGGCTCAGGTGA
- a CDS encoding PhoU domain-containing protein, whose translation MLALPKKWAQDMGLKQGDKVMIAKQNNTSLVVMARNSPTGASVEKKADVVIDPASCKEDMGQVLRRIISYYLKGYSRIDIAVAGGGRLTSTQRTVIKELVRRCLMGTEIISDSHEVISLQVLLGHAQLNVQDAIKRMYLITASMHSDAIRALSSRDHDLSDNVARNDDDVDRFSFYIMRQLEIALQGEVDYSSLGLGADADLLRYMLVVNVVERIADLACKIAADSTKIKEPVDDYLVARIRRLSESATGFVADSILALFEEDYNTADRVIRATRMFASEMEKDLAVIEKNEGLAKSPASIPARIVLIFESIKRTAQHASEIAEVVLNMTVEKPQVQTATVAEKVALAAR comes from the coding sequence ATGCTAGCACTCCCGAAAAAATGGGCGCAGGACATGGGCCTCAAGCAGGGTGACAAAGTCATGATTGCCAAGCAGAACAACACCTCTCTGGTTGTAATGGCACGGAACTCTCCGACCGGAGCATCCGTGGAGAAGAAGGCAGATGTTGTAATCGATCCAGCATCGTGCAAGGAAGACATGGGGCAGGTGCTGAGGAGGATTATCTCGTACTACCTCAAAGGCTACAGCAGGATTGACATTGCCGTCGCAGGCGGAGGCCGGCTTACCTCGACCCAGAGGACCGTGATTAAGGAACTCGTGAGACGATGCCTTATGGGCACAGAGATAATCAGCGACTCACACGAAGTAATTTCACTGCAGGTTCTTCTGGGCCATGCCCAGCTGAACGTCCAAGACGCAATAAAGCGAATGTACCTTATCACCGCCTCGATGCACAGCGACGCAATCAGGGCATTGAGCTCAAGAGACCATGACCTCTCCGATAATGTCGCAAGAAACGACGATGACGTTGACAGATTTAGCTTTTACATCATGCGCCAGCTCGAAATTGCCTTACAGGGCGAGGTTGATTACTCAAGCCTGGGGCTTGGCGCGGATGCCGACCTCTTGCGGTACATGCTTGTGGTAAACGTTGTCGAGCGCATCGCGGACCTTGCATGCAAGATTGCGGCCGACTCGACCAAAATAAAGGAGCCCGTTGACGACTATTTGGTAGCGAGAATCAGAAGGTTGAGCGAATCAGCTACGGGTTTCGTAGCAGACTCTATCCTGGCACTTTTTGAAGAAGATTACAATACTGCCGACAGAGTCATTCGTGCCACCAGAATGTTTGCATCAGAGATGGAAAAGGACTTGGCGGTAATCGAAAAGAACGAAGGGCTCGCCAAGTCCCCGGCATCTATACCTGCAAGAATAGTTCTAATATTTGAAAGCATCAAGCGCACCGCCCAGCACGCTAGCGAGATTGCTGAAGTAGTCCTCAACATGACCGTCGAAAAGCCGCAAGTTCAGACAGCCACAGTCGCAGAGAAAGTTGCCCTAGCAGCAAGATAA